One Malassezia restricta chromosome III, complete sequence DNA segment encodes these proteins:
- a CDS encoding cysteine synthase A — MDRLARVFTRYRYTGIWVVGFLVGLCTGLGALALARAHRALERASIRRKVARSSPNNDFVPIQLQQSHSIVSGVEGMIGNTPLVRIRSLSDLTGCEILGKAEFVNPGGSPKDRVALQIITEAEKDELLVPHTGSWIFEGTVGSTGISLATLACAKGYRCCIVVPDDVAEEKATLLRRLGAVVEAVRPRGIVDPRHFVNEARTRAQSWKPNRHEPCARAFFADQFETDANFSAHYEHTGPEIWTQTQGHVDAFVAGTGTGGTLSGVSAYLKEVSPSVLTVAADPPGSGVYNRIQYGVMYNATEAEGTRRRHQVDTVVEGIGLNRLTRNLELGLPFIDAAERVTDDEAVRMSRWLSTHDGLFLGSSSAVHCVAAVRTALRLKAQRPDTRPVVVTILADSGSRHLSKFQNDEAMQARGLNVVADIADILAPL, encoded by the exons ATGGACCGACTAGCCCGTGTGTTCACGCGTTACCGCTATACTGGCATCTGGGTCGTGGGGTTTTTGGTGGGTCTCTGTACTGGCTTGGGAGCTCTGGCACTAGCGAGAGCTCATCGAGCGCTTGAGCGTGCCAGCATCCGACGCAAAGTGGCTCGATCATCGCCGAACAACGACTTTGTGCCAATTCAACTTCAACAGAGTCATTCGATCGTCTCAGGCGTCGAAGGCATGATCGGCAATACGCCCCTTGTGCGTATCAGGAGTCTATCAGATCTGACAGGCTGCGAGATCCTAGGCAAAGCGGAATTTGTGAACCCTGGAGGCAGCCCCAAGGACCGTGTAGCATTGCAAATCATCACAGAGGCCGAAAAAGATGAGCTGCTCGTACCACACACGGGGTCGTGGATTTTCGAAGGTACCGTAGGCTCAACGGGTATATCGCTAGCTACGTTGGCTTGTGCCAAAGGCTACCGCTGCTGTATTGTTGTGCCGGATGATGTGGCCGAAGAAAAAGCCACTCTGCTGCGTCGGTTGGGCGCAGTTGTGGAAGCAGTGCGTCCGCGGGGTATTGTGGATCCGCGCCACTTTGTCAATGAGGCACGGACGCGTGCGCAGTCCTGGAAGCCGAATCGCCATGAGCCGTGTGCTCGGGCATTTTTCGCCGACCAGTTCGAGACGGATGCCAATTTTTCCGCACACTATGAACACACAGGTCCAGAAATATGGACACAAACGCAGGGACACGTGGATGCCTTTGTCGCTGGCACCGGGACGGGTGGCACGCTCTCGGGCGTGTCGGCCTACCTCAAAGAGGTGAGTCCGTCGGTCCTCACAGTCGCCGCCGATCCACCGGGCTCGGGCGTGTACAATCGCATCCAGTATGGCGTCATGTACAATGCCACCGAAGCAGaaggcacgcgccgccgacatCAAGTTGATACCGTGGTAGAAGGCATTGGACTCAACCGTCTTACGCGCAATCTGGAGCTGGGCTTGCCGTTTATTGATGCCGCTGAGCGTGTGACGGACGATGAAGCTGTGCGCATGTCGCGGTGGCTTTCGACGCATGATGGCCTGTTCCTAGGCTCATCGTCCGCCGTGCATTGCGTCGCAGCTGTCCGCACAGCGCTTCGTCTGAAGGCGCAGCGCCCTGATACTCGACCTGTCGTCGTCACGATTCT CGCCGATTCTGGCTCACGACATCTGTCCAAGTTTCAGAacgacgaggccatgcaggcTCGTGGACTCAACGTGGTAGCTGACATTGCTGATATCCTAGCGCCATTATGA